In Vidua chalybeata isolate OUT-0048 chromosome 9, bVidCha1 merged haplotype, whole genome shotgun sequence, a genomic segment contains:
- the FOXE3 gene encoding forkhead box protein E3 — translation MNAAGFPCLRGMCTLPAPSPAAAASPGSPGPPRGSPQAPPVKPEPRGAGSSPAPPPPPEEPPPPAGGRRRKRPVQRGKPPYSYIALIAMAIANAAERKLTLGGIYKFITERFPFYRENPKKWQNSIRHNLTLNDCFVKIPREPGHPGKGNYWTLDPAAEDMFDNGSFLRRRKRFKRTDITTYPGYMQNSSAFTPPPAGRPTAPTAPYPNALCSPGYGPQLSGSVFHPYAAGAAPPAQHPRMFSIDSLISGQQALQPSPPSELGHPSLGLPGAELAPACSAGSSEPPCFQAQPVSPGLLGRAGPNSLAYPYAASPPHLPVAQGSYSPSSPQLYGAPNRLALPAMRAPACAEHGEQLLGLSASPLGQFGSSNTYMRQPNFPAGLERYM, via the coding sequence ATGAACGCGGCCGGCTTCCCCTGCCTGCGAGGCATGTGCACGCTGCCGGCGCccagccccgcggccgcggccaGCCCCGGCTCTCCCGGGCCGCCGCGGGGGTCTCCGCAGGCGCCGCCGGTGAAGCCGGAGCCGCGGGGCGCTGGGagcagcccggccccgccgccgccgcccgaggagccgccgccccccgccggGGGCCGCCGGAGGAAGCGGCCGGTGCAGCGGGGCAAGCCCCCGTACTCCTACATCGCCCTCATCGCCATGGCCATCGCCAACGCCGCCGAGAGGAAGCTCACCTTGGGGGGCATCTACAAGTTCATCACCGAGCGTTTCCCCTTCTACCGGGAGAACCCAAAGAAGTGGCAGAACAGCATCCGCCACAACCTCACCCTCAACGACTGCTTCGTCAAGATCCCCCGGGAGCCCGGGCATCCCGGCAAGGGCAACTACTGGACACTGGATCCGGCTGCAGAGGACATGTTTGACAACGGGAGCTTCCTGCGCCGGAGGAAGCGCTTCAAGCGCACCGACATCACCACCTACCCCGGCTACATGCAGAACTCCAGCGCCTTCAcgcccccgcccgccggccgCCCCACGGCACCCACAGCGCCCTACCCCAATGCCCTGTGCTCGCCTGGCTACGGCCCCCAGCTCTCCGGCAGCGTCTTCCACCCCTATGCAGCCGGAGCAGCACCGCCGGCACAGCATCCCAGGATGTTCAGCATCGACAGCCTCATCAGCGGGCAGCAGGCCCTGCAACCCTCACCGCCCTCCGAGCTGGGCCACCCATCGCTGGGCTTGCCCGGAGCCgagctggctcctgcctgctctgccgGCAGCTCCGAGCCCCCCTGCTTCCAGGCACAGCCTGTCAGCCCCGGCTTgctgggccgggccggcccCAACTCCCTGGCGTACCCCTATGCCGCCTCGCCCCCACACCTGCCCGTGGCTCAGGGCAGCTACTCGCCCAGCAGCCCGCAGCTCTACGGGGCTCCCAACAGACTGGCCCTGCCGGCCATGCGGGCCCCGGCCTGCGCCGAGCACGGcgagcagctcctggggctctcCGCCTCGCCCCTCGGCCAGTTCGGCTCCAGCAACACCTACATGAGGCAGCCCAACTTCCCCGCCGGCCTGGAGCGGTACATGTGA